The Salvia splendens isolate huo1 chromosome 21, SspV2, whole genome shotgun sequence genome includes a window with the following:
- the LOC121784206 gene encoding uncharacterized protein LOC121784206 — MKIIEGSAGALTNFELLELLRSRGAEKYASRAIATVSQSEFKVSNYLKGTVACNQTREIIDNFVAECQKFDLAKAEILSIVNIRPRNEPELFPLIEECESRMEDKAEELVETITRILPPHPSQVDEANEEAPEQAAEGDGEGQEEEKEIEP, encoded by the exons ATGAAAAT AATAGAGGGTAGCGCCGGCGCTCTCACTAATTTTGAATTGCTTGAACTCTTGAGATCAAGAGGGGCTGAAAAGTATGCCTCACGAGCTATTGCAACCGTATCTCAATCTGAGTTCAAG GTTTCTAATTATTTAAAGGGGACTGTTGCTTGCAATCAAACAAGGGAAATTATTGATAACTTTGTTGCCGAGTGCCAAAAATTTGACCTTGCAAAGGCAGAGATTCTTAGTATTGTGAATATAAGACCAAGAAATGAACCTGAGCTTTTCCCG CTCATCGAGGAATGCGAGTCACGTATGGAAGATAAGGCTGAAGAGCTTGTAGAGACCATCACTAGGATATTGCCACCTCATCCATCTCAGGTGGATGAAGCAAACGAGGAAGCTCCTGAACAGGCTGCTGAAGGGGATggggaagggcaagaagaagaaaaagagatcGAGCCTTAA
- the LOC121784205 gene encoding uncharacterized protein LOC121784205 → MKIIKASVGALTNFELLDLLRSRGAGKYASRAIATVSQSEFKVFDYLEGTIACNQTREIIDNFVAECQKFDLAKAEILNIVNIRPRNEPELFPLIEECESRMEDKAEELVETITRILPPHPSQVDEANEEAPEQAAEGDGEGQEEEKEIEP, encoded by the exons ATGAAAAT AATTAAGGCTAGCGTCGGCGCTCTCACTAATTTTGAATTGCTtgatctattgagatcaagaggGGCTGGAAAGTATGCCTCACGAGCTATTGCAACCGTATCTCAATCTGAGTTCAAG GTTTTTGATTATTTAGAGGGGACTATTGCTTGCAATCAAACAAGGGAAATTATCGATAACTTTGTTGCCGAGTGCCAAAAATTTGACCTTGCAAAGGCAGAGATTCTTAATATTGTGAATATAAGACCAAGAAATGAACCTGAGCTTTTCCCG CTCATCGAGGAATGCGAGTCACGTATGGAAGATAAGGCTGAAGAGCTTGTAGAGACCATCACTAGGATATTGCCACCTCATCCATCTCAGGTGGATGAAGCAAACGAGGAAGCTCCTGAACAGGCTGCTGAAGGGGATggggaagggcaagaagaagaaaaagagatcGAGCCTTAA
- the LOC121784209 gene encoding uncharacterized protein LOC121784209, which yields MSILSMKIIEASVGALTNSELLDLLRSKGAGKYASRAIATVSQSEFKVFDYLEGTVAWNQSREIIDNFVAEYQEFDLAKAEILNIVNTRPRNEPELFPLIEECESRMEDKAEELVETVTRILPPHPSQVDEVNEEAAEGEE from the exons ATGAGCATCCTATCGATGAAAAT AATTGAGGCTAGCGTCGGCGCTCTCACCAATTCTGAATTGCTTGATCTCTTGAGATCAAAAGGGGCTGGAAAGTATGCCTCACGAGCTATTGCAACCGTATCTCAATCTGAGTTCAA GGTTTTTGATTATTTAGAGGGGACTGTTGCTTGGAATCAATCAAGGGAAATTATCGATAACTTTGTTGCCGAGTACCAAGAATTTGACCTTGCAAAGGCAGAGATTCTTAATATTGTGAATACAAGACCAAGAAATGAACCTGAGCTTTTCCCG CTCATCGAGGAATGCGAGTCACGTATGGAAGATAAGGCTGAAGAGCTTGTAGAGACCGTCACTAGGATATTGCCACCTCATCCGTCTCAGGTGGATGAAGTAAACGAGGAAGCTGCTGAGGGGGAAGAATAA